From one Humulus lupulus chromosome 8, drHumLupu1.1, whole genome shotgun sequence genomic stretch:
- the LOC133795206 gene encoding inactive LRR receptor-like serine/threonine-protein kinase BIR2, with protein MKGLEAFLIWVTIFGLNFSGCYSKVSEDDVRCLQGIKQPFSDPAEKLSSWDFKNTSVGNICKFVGVTCWNDRENRVFNLEFRDMKLSGGNEFSGTIPSQICDWVPFITTLDMSNNSFSGSIPPELGKCSYLNELVLSNNQLSGTIPYEIASLGRLKVFYMESNLLSGEVPDFKSTYIIAQSYAENSQLFGRPLDPYHNINPLKVGFGIGYLV; from the exons ATGAAAGGATTAGAAGCTTTTCTTATATGGGTTACGATTTTTGGGTTAAACTTTTCCGGGTGTTATTCCAAAGTTTCAGAAGATGATGTCAGGTGTTTACAGGGGATCAAGCAGCCGTTTTCAGACCCTGCGGAGAAGCTGTCTAGTTGGGATTTTAAGAACACGTCGGTCGGAAATATATGCAAGTTCGTTGGCGTTACATGCTGGAATGATCGGGAGAATCGTGTGTTCAATCTCGAATTCAGGGACATGAAGCTTTCAG GTGGAAACGAATTCTCTGGTACTATCCCATCACAGATATGTGATTGGGTTCCTTTTATTACTACTTTGGATATGTCCAATAATAGTTTCTCGGGTTCTATCCCACCTGAGTTGGGAAAGTGCTCGTACCTTAATGAGTTGGTACTTTCAAATAATCAGCTTTCGGGTACTATACCTTATGAAATTGCTAGCTTGGGTAGGCTCAAGGTCTTTTATATGGAAAGCAATCTCCTGTCAGGGGAAGTGCCTGATTTCAAATCAACATATATCATTGCGCAAAGTTATGCAGAAAATTCTCAACTCTTTGGGAGGCCTTTGGACCCCTACCATAACATTAATCCATTAAAAGTTGGTTTTGGAATTGGTTATTTGGTTTAA